One window from the genome of Commensalibacter oyaizuii encodes:
- a CDS encoding major capsid protein — protein MSETNTEFPIFSTVQLIDVVPNLKAAQSFLLDGFFKREILSTTQDVAIDIDVGKRRMAPFCSPLQQGKLVETRPIETKTFRPPYIKDKRIPDLTKPVMRAIGEQIGGNHTPTEKYLANIAFEMKDQLDMLQRRQEWMAAQCLVNGYLVIKGNGFQETFMNFGRSPELNIVFSGTDMWDDPNSTANPTEEIRNLIIKVLKTSGAQVTDLLFTHSAYDAFIQHLKMQQIFLNSGIRGNNDAYVALGPQAAPGAMMMGYWGTHRIWLYNDWYVDDDNVERPMIPDGLVIGISEDELRGIRAYGVIMDGAFGYPSVAYVPKMWVPDDPPQVHIMLQSAPLVFPARIDASFVAHVAKGYDNG, from the coding sequence ATGTCAGAAACAAACACTGAATTTCCGATTTTTTCAACTGTTCAGTTGATTGATGTGGTGCCTAATTTAAAAGCGGCACAGTCTTTTTTGCTGGATGGTTTTTTTAAACGAGAAATTTTATCCACAACACAAGATGTCGCTATTGATATTGATGTTGGTAAACGGCGTATGGCGCCTTTTTGTTCGCCTTTACAACAAGGAAAATTGGTTGAAACAAGACCGATTGAAACCAAAACCTTCAGACCACCTTATATCAAAGATAAACGTATTCCTGATTTAACAAAACCTGTTATGCGTGCGATTGGAGAGCAGATCGGAGGCAATCATACCCCTACAGAAAAATATTTGGCGAATATTGCTTTTGAAATGAAAGATCAGCTTGATATGTTGCAACGTCGTCAGGAATGGATGGCAGCACAATGTTTGGTCAATGGGTATTTGGTCATTAAAGGGAATGGGTTTCAAGAAACCTTTATGAATTTTGGTCGTTCACCTGAACTCAATATTGTCTTTTCTGGAACCGATATGTGGGATGATCCAAATTCAACGGCTAATCCAACTGAGGAAATTAGAAACTTAATCATAAAAGTGCTAAAAACATCAGGGGCACAAGTGACTGATTTACTTTTCACACACTCTGCTTATGATGCCTTTATTCAACATCTGAAAATGCAGCAGATATTTTTGAACTCGGGCATTCGTGGTAATAATGATGCCTATGTGGCTCTTGGTCCACAGGCTGCGCCAGGTGCAATGATGATGGGATATTGGGGAACCCATCGCATCTGGTTATATAATGATTGGTACGTTGATGATGATAATGTCGAACGTCCCATGATTCCTGATGGTTTAGTAATTGGCATTTCCGAAGATGAACTTAGAGGTATTCGGGCTTATGGGGTGATTATGGATGGAGCTTTTGGGTATCCATCCGTAGCATATGTTCCTAAAATGTGGGTTCCTGATGATCCACCACAAGTACATATCATGTTGCAATCTGCTCCGTTAGTTTTCCCAGCACGAATTGATGCAAGTTTTGTTGCCCATGTTGCGAAAGGATATGACAATGGCTAA
- a CDS encoding head decoration protein, whose product MTTIWGGSAQIYGNKDVSYRQDNLIAGELQPVTQSITLKGNQGILRRGTIIGKDNTGVYVVSKATATDGSEKALAVLVDTYDTSSGDVSGAGGYFTGEFNASRIIIDDSWTLETLRDAGRPLALFFQDVVNADNPT is encoded by the coding sequence ATGACAACAATTTGGGGCGGAAGTGCCCAGATTTATGGAAACAAGGATGTAAGTTATCGTCAAGATAATCTAATTGCAGGCGAATTACAGCCTGTTACACAAAGTATCACGTTGAAAGGTAATCAGGGTATTCTAAGGCGTGGGACGATTATTGGTAAAGATAACACAGGGGTTTATGTAGTTTCTAAAGCAACTGCAACAGATGGTTCTGAAAAAGCATTGGCTGTTTTGGTAGATACATACGATACCAGTTCAGGTGATGTTTCTGGGGCTGGTGGATATTTTACGGGTGAGTTTAATGCCAGTCGAATTATTATAGATGATTCTTGGACATTGGAAACATTACGGGATGCAGGACGACCTTTGGCACTCTTTTTTCAAGATGTTGTCAATGCTGATAATCCAACTTAA